The sequence TCCGTGTCCCGACCGACGAAGACGCCCTCACCTGGTACCGGGTCTTCGACGACCCCGAGGTGATGGAGTTCTTCGGAGGCCGCAGGGCGGACTTCTCCGTGTACGAGGAGCTCACCGCCCGCCAGCGCCGCCACGACGCGGAGCTCGGCTACTGCCTGTGGACGCTCACGGACGAGGCGGACACCGTCCTCGGCTTCACCGGGGCGCAGCCGTGGCCGCACACGCATTACGGGCCGGTCGGCGCGATCGAGATCGGCTGGCGGCTCGGGCGTACGGCATGGGGACGGGGTTACGCCACCGCCGCCGCCCGCGCCACGCTGGAGCGGGTGCGGGCGGCCGGGGTGGGTGAGGTGGTCGCGATGATCGACTCCGGTAACGCCCGGTCGGCGGCGGTCGCGGAGCGGCTCGGGATGCGGCGGGCGGAGTCGTACGACACCCCGCGCGGCCGGGAGGCCGTCTGCTTCCGGCTGGAGCTGTAGGACCGGGAGCGTGGATCAGGCGCGGGTGGCCCGGTGCAGGGCCACCACGCCGCCGGTCAGGTTGCGCCACGCGACCTTCGACCAGCCCGCCTTCTGGAGCAGTGCGGCGAGGGCGGGCTGGTCGGGCCAGTCGCGGATGGACTCGGCGAGGTAGACGTACGCGTCCGGGTTGGACGACACCGCGCGGGCGGCCGGCGGGATCGCCCGCATCAGGTACTCCGTGTAGACCGTGCGGAACGGGGCCCAGGTCGGCTGGGAGAACTCGCAGATCACGACCCGGCCGCCGGGCTTCGTCACCCGGTGCAGCTCGCGCAGCGCCACCTCGGTGTCCTGGATGTTGCGCAGCCCGAAGGAGATCGTGACGGTGTCGAACGTCTCGTCCTTGAACGGCAGCTTCATCC is a genomic window of Streptomyces sp. YPW6 containing:
- a CDS encoding GNAT family N-acetyltransferase — encoded protein: MSIAPATPHASAPAVRLRVPTDEDALTWYRVFDDPEVMEFFGGRRADFSVYEELTARQRRHDAELGYCLWTLTDEADTVLGFTGAQPWPHTHYGPVGAIEIGWRLGRTAWGRGYATAAARATLERVRAAGVGEVVAMIDSGNARSAAVAERLGMRRAESYDTPRGREAVCFRLEL
- a CDS encoding demethylmenaquinone methyltransferase, with the translated sequence MTRASLEKQPHEVASMFDGVAANYDLTNDVISLGQARLWRKAVAAAVDARPAQKILDLAAGTATSSQPFVKAGAYVVPCDFSLGMLKVGKERHPWMPFTAGDGMKLPFKDETFDTVTISFGLRNIQDTEVALRELHRVTKPGGRVVICEFSQPTWAPFRTVYTEYLMRAIPPAARAVSSNPDAYVYLAESIRDWPDQPALAALLQKAGWSKVAWRNLTGGVVALHRATRA